In Uranotaenia lowii strain MFRU-FL chromosome 2, ASM2978415v1, whole genome shotgun sequence, one genomic interval encodes:
- the LOC129744377 gene encoding regulator of microtubule dynamics protein 1-like: MVTHRLKSIALVGGGVVALRQRFWTNYYAPVWQQNSKSRLRKQLDRGLILISRLIQSSKTNQLKLVDSKPVPTAQNKNSNKSDRSLPAVFLTSFSLWSSSSSKKAKEEAAAKQLATEKAIKMAQEAAKTIGETIQHSDQLFDENNFQEAFELLDKCPEREAYDIKWRLARALFNLSKTAPSPRKEELIRESFQHAEDALALNDTDYASHKWYSILLDAKSGLDGIKARITQLENVKKHMLKAVELNPHDATSWYILGSFYFGLADLPWYQRKIVSAIFATPPSGSYEEALECFEKAESTKPNFYSMNHLMLGKTYLALKQNDKAKEYLLLAANVTVLNEDDKQAKEEAAKLVKKL; the protein is encoded by the exons ATGGTTACTCATCGGCTTAAGTCGATTGCTCTAGTGGGAGGAGGCGTCGTGGCACTAAGACAGCGATTCTGGACAAACTACTACGCACCAGTGTGGCAGCAGAACAGCAAGTCAAGGTTGAGGAAGCAGCTGGATCGTGGTCTCATCTTAATCTCCCGATTGATCCAGAGTTCAAAG ACGAACCAACTTAAACTGGTTGACAGCAAACCGGTTCCTACGGcccaaaacaaaaatagcaaCAAATCGGATCGATCCCTACCGGCAGTGTTTCTGACATCTTTCTCTCTGTGGTCATCGAGTTCATCGAAGAAAGCGAAGGAAGAAGCAGCGGCTAAACAGCTAGCAACGGAAAAGGCTATCAAAATGGCACAGGAAGCAGCTAAAACCATTGGCGAAACCATCCAACATTCAGATCAGCTCTTTGACGAGAACAACTTCCAGGAGGCTTTCGAGCTGTTGGATAAATGTCCG GAGCGAGAAGCGTACGACATCAAGTGGCGTCTAGCCCGAGCATTGTTCAATCTTTCCAAGACGGCTCCCAGTCCCCGGAAGGAAGAACTGATTCGAGAGAGCTTCCAGCATGCTGAGGACGCGCTGGCCCTGAACGACACCGACTATGCTTCCCACAAGTGGTATTCGATTCTGTTGGACGCTAAAAGTGGCCTGGACGGTATCAAGGCTCGCATCACTCAGCTGGAGAATGTCAAGAAGCACATGCTGAAAGCGGTCGAGTTGAATCCGCACGACGCCACCAGTTGGTACATCCTGGGATCGTTCTATTTCGGCCTTGCCGATTTGCCCTGGTACCAGCGCAAAATAGTTTCGGCCATCTTTGCGACCCCACCTTCCGGGAGCTACGAGGAAGCGCTGGAGTGTTTCGAAAAGGCCGAGAGCACCAAACCGAACTTCTACTCGATGAACCATCTGATGCTCGGCAAGACCTACCTGGCGCTGAAGCAAAATGATAAGGCCAAGGAGTACCTGCTGCTGGCAGCCAACGTCACGGTTCTGAACGAGGACGATAAACAGGCCAAAGAGGAAGCCGCCAAGCTGGTGAAGAAACTCTAG
- the LOC129743213 gene encoding uncharacterized protein LOC129743213, translated as MPSGRKTIEKIPQEDGTVLDAQAAVVSSCQACDKPDTKRMVMCDACDAWYHYQCVEVGDSVCDKSFVCPKCKSIVALTGAEKTGKELPEPSLASSTSSRVGSSASTARSRLKLKIEKLEAERVLLQKQLDLERRAKQVENEIEFDRRQLELDQAFHREKFLRLEEDENAENDARSQKSILSSIRKVQQWKIRTDAVITEKLGELRILDPVGTGIVPGIQGRPQRAKLNAICEEKRHQGAVLESAELGPCYTGAIPKTSRQIVRKAGERLEAQTVPVYRDKDYSLDISPIRPSHSIDPKFNAADKYTPNFPLDLPESTQLPSKRFSRGQLYLESKVMSNSERNPPQSGRMCEEKPKWHGEQAVISAMKERENYEGFPGATKPEGSMNVAGHRRNAGYLEDRTRHDGSCGDEASVVCGNTEADLRFRRVGSSHRAVRSYNPTQQQLSARQLASKELPEFDGTPEDWPLFICTFQNTTDACGYSDDENLLRLQKCLKGPARQMVQSQLMMPSAVPSIIDTLRILYGRPEVLVHSLLYKLRQIPAPKSDRLSDLINFGMAVKNLCTHLEAAQQTAHLNNPTLLFELVQKLPANLQLDWALYTMSFDFYDLSTFSSFMTQLVTAASRVTLRVEIPGVNSAQRGAKAVNSRSYLGVHADVVSFPVDASTGLAEQNYTTTADSGAVRIEVQPGPSCFVCKNPAHRVRNCSQFERLSVENRWKKIRELGVCRICLGYHARRPCKSTKLCDVDGCREKHHPMLHDVNVDGEIRPTTSTAVINMHCSNRSTLFKMLPVTLYGNGRSVEVLAFIDDGSSMTLLDEEIASQLEVRGEPAPLCLQWTSNVTRSEAESRRVNLEIKGRLKSQKLPLEVRTVSDLELPMQSICYAEMLARYPHLQGLPIQDYQNVKPRVLIGNDNSHVGVALKIREGGPGEPIAAKCRLGWTIYGAIGKGMREAGSFHISECKCDGKLHDLVNDFFSLDISGTSNNPEPDSKENIRANQIMEDTTKRRGQRFETGLLWKYDDFEFPESRKMAERRHRCLERRMSSDPVIGESVKKQMMDYIKKGYIHKATPTELAAADAKRTWYLPLGVALNPKKPSKIWIFCDAAAKVQGVSLNTMLLKGPDLLNSLPGVLFGFRERQIGICADIREMFHQVMIREEDRNSQRLLWGDRSDKPLETYFMDVATFGSSCSPSSAQFVKNQNAMEFAEKFPAATEAIIKHHYVDDWLDSVDTVTEACELAANVEYVHAQGGFKIHNWLSNSTKFLEQIGVRDLAEIKNLNLDGSTERVLGMLWRPREDVFIFSLNQTLQIVHPTKREVLRAVMSVFDPLGLIAFFVVHGKILIQDIWRSKTNWDEKIADELKGRWQQWTGHFEKLSEASISRCYFPNCQKDDVKEIQLHIFCDASEQAYASVAYLRAQVDGYTRCILVTGKSKVAPLKTVSIPRLELQAAVLGVRLRKLITKFHRLTITKTTYWTDSQTVLSWIQSSHRRYRQYVACRIGEILTESSGDDWRWTPSKENVADDATKWGRGPTFSCDARWFQGPPFLYLPESEWPISQRTNAGTTEELAECLLHVAEHRIPLLIEWERFPSWKLLCRAVATIHKYFDFLRGRVKSDSPLTKEQLIRAERTIIKLVQREVYYRELPTLEENREKGGSTRCQSSLTSKSKLFKLSPFVDEFGIIRLESRIVAASYVSFNTRFPIILPKDHLVTSLIILALHERYLHANGETIVNEIRQRYHIPNLRNLVRKVSKTCQQCKIRFAKPLIPRMAALPAARLQAFTRPFTYIGLDYFGPLTVRIGRSTVKRWVALFTCLTIRAIHLEVVHSLSTESCKMAIRRFIVCHGSPLEIYSDNGTNFVGANNEIKYSVKQLAECFTNANTKWIFNPPSAPHMGGSWERLVRSVKVAMAAMQTSRNPDEETFATIVRDAQGVVNSRPLTFIPIESESQEALTPNHFILLSSNGVSQTPKPLSDDSSAHRNNWNLLNGMVDHFWRRWIREYLPTIARRTKWFSDVKPIEQGDLVIIVNEAERNGWMRGRILNFIEAKDGRRRQAVVQTAHGVLRRPVAKLARLDIVSGNPGSVKRSTDLSYGQGDVAVATTDLPNPPAN; from the coding sequence ATGCCGTCGGGACGAAAAACGATTGAAAAGATTCCCCAGGAAGATGGCACGGTGTTGGATGCCCAGGCCGCTGTCGTGAGCAGCTGTCAAGCCTGTGATAAACCGGACACGAAAAGGATGGTGATGTGCGATGCTTGCGACGCTTGGTATCATTACCAGTGTGTCGAGGTTGGTGACAGTGTGTGCGACAAAAGTTTTGTTTGCCCTAAATGCAAGTCTATCGTTGCACTCACTGGCGCGGAGAAAACCGGAAAGGAATTGCCAGAACCTTCGTTGGCCAGTTCGACTAGTTCTAGAGTAGGTTCTTCGGCATCTACCGCACGATCCCGTTTGAAGCTAAAAATAGAAAAGCTCGAGGCCGAACGAGTTTTGCTGCAGAAGCAACTTGATTTGGAACGTCGAGCAAAACAAGTGGAGAACGAGATCGAGTTCGATCGACGGCAACTCGAGTTGGACCAGGCCTTTCACCGGGAGAAGTTTTTACGTTTAGAGGAAGACGAAAACGCTGAGAACGATGCTAGAAGCCAGAAGTCGATACTAAGCAGCATTCGGAAGGTTCAGCAGTGGAAAATTCGTACTGATGCTGTGATCACCGAGAAACTGGGCGAGCTGAGGATTTTAGATCCAGTAGGGACAGGTATCGTACCCGGAATTCAAGGTAGGCCACAACGTGCAAAATTAAACGCAATCTGTGAGGAAAAACGCCACCAGGGCGCAGTATTAGAAAGCGCAGAGTTAGGTCCCTGTTATACGGGTGCAATTCCCAAGACTTCTAGACAGATAGTTAGGAAGGCAGGTGAAAGACTAGAGGCTCAAACAGTACCGGTCTATCGAGACAAAGATTATTCCCTAGATATTTCTCCGATTAGGCCAAGCCATTCGATTGATCCAAAGTTTAACGCCGCCGATAAATACACTCCAAATTTTCCTCTTGACTTGCCCGAAAGTACTCAACTTCCCTCGAAGCGCTTTTCTCGCGGTCAACTCTATTTGGAATCGAAAGTGATGAGTAATTCGGAACGTAACCCTCCTCAAAGTGGTCGAATGTGTGAAGAAAAACCCAAATGGCATGGTGAGCAAGCTGTAATAAGTGCGATGAAAGAGCGAGAAAACTACGAAGGTTTTCCGGGCGCGACGAAACCGGAAGGGTCGATGAATGTGGCTGGCCATCGACGGAACGCTGGGTACTTGGAGGATAGAACACGTCATGACGGTTCATGTGGCGACGAAGCTAGTGTGGTGTGTGGAAACACAGAAGCTGATTTACGATTCCGGCGTGTAGGGAGTAGTCATCGTGCTGTTAGAAGCTATAATCCTACGCAACAGCAGCTATCCGCTCGGCAATTGGCGTCGAAAGAACTACCTGAGTTCGACGGAACACCGGAAGACTGGCCACTATTCATTTGCACCTTTCAGAACACCACGGACGCATGCGGATATTCCGATGACGAGAATTTGCTGAGGTTGCAGAAGTGTTTGAAGGGGCCTGCTCGGCAAATGGTTCAAAGCCAATTAATGATGCCGTCAGCTGTTCCTAGCATCATTGATACTCTGCGTATTCTATACGGAAGACCGGAAGTGCTGGTGCACTCCTTGCTTTACAAGTTACGACAAATTCCTGCGCCAAAATCTGACCGGTTGTctgatttgatcaattttgggaTGGCGGTCAAGAATTTATGTACGCATCTTGAAGCTGCTCAGCAAACCGCTCATCTCAATAACCCAACCCTTCTATTCGAGCTTGTGCAAAAGCTTCCGGCGAACCTGCAGCTAGATTGGGCTTTATATACGATGTCTTTCGATTTCTACGACTTGAGCACATTTTCTTCGTTTATGACTCAACTTGTCACAGCAGCTTCAAGAGTCACATTGAGGGTGGAAATACCAGGTGTAAACTCGGCTCAACGTGGTGCTAAGGCAGTTAATTCCCGATCGTACTTAGGCGTGCATGCAGACGTTGTTTCATTTCCGGTCGATGCAAGCACGGGTTTGGCCGAACAAAACTACACTACTACTGCCGATAGTGGAGCCGTTAGAATCGAGGTACAACCGGGGCCATCTTGCTTTGTTTGCAAAAATCCAGCTCATCGTGTAAGAAATTGTTCGCAGTTCGAGAGGTTGTCCGTTGAAAATCGTTGGAAGAAAATTCGGGAGCTAGGAGTGTGCAGAATTTGTTTGGGATACCATGCAAGACGACCTTGCAAGTCTACAAAATTGTGCGATGTGGATGGGTGCCGAGAGAAACATCACCCAATGCTGCATGACGTCAACGTGGATGGTGAAATCAGACCCACGACATCTACAGCAGTTATCAACATGCATTGTTCCAATCGCTCTACACTCTTCAAGATGTTGCCTGTAACTTTGTATGGAAACGGGAGATCAGTCGAAGTCTTGGCATTCATTGATGATGGCTCTTCGATGACATTATTAGATGAAGAAATCGCATCTCAACTAGAAGTCCGAGGAGAACCTGCTCCGTTGTGCCTCCAGTGGACCAGCAACGTGACACGCAGCGAAGCGGAATCCCGACGAGTTAACCTGGAGATTAAAGGTCGATTGAAATCTCAGAAGCTTCCACTAGAAGTGCGAACAGTGAGTGATTTAGAGTTGCCTATGCAGTCAATTTGTTACGCGGAAATGCTCGCAAGGTATCCGCATCTACAAGGATTACCCATCCAGGATTATCAGAACGTTAAGCCTCGGGTGTTAATCGGAAACGATAATTCTCACGTCGGAGTGGCTTTGAAGATACGAGAAGGAGGACCAGGAGAGCCTATAGCTGCGAAATGTCGTTTGGGCTGGACTATTTATGGAGCCATTGGGAAAGGAATGAGGGAGGCTGGCAGTTTCCACATCAGCGAATGCAAGTGCGATGGAAAACTTCACGATCtggtaaatgattttttctcactGGATATAAGTGGAACATCGAATAATCCCGAGCCAGACTCTAAGGAGAATATAAGAGCGAATCAAATAATGGAAGACACAACGAAACGCCGGGGTCAGAGGTTTGAAACCGGACTTCTGTGGAAATATGACGACTTCGAATTTCCAGAAAGTCGAAAAATGGCAGAACGTCGGCATCGTTGTTTGGAGCGTCGTATGAGCAGCGATCCAGTTATCGGAGAAAGTGTCAAAAAGCAGATGATGGATTACATCAAGAAAGGTTACATACATAAAGCCACCCCGACAGAGCTGGCCGCGGCCGACGCTAAACGAACATGGTATCTACCGCTGGGAGTAGCTTTGAACCCTAAGAAGCCTTCGAAGATATGGATATTTTGCGACGCAGCAGCAAAAGTGCAAGGAGTTTCGCTAAACACGATGCTACTTAAGGGTCCCGATCTGCTGAACTCTTTACCTGGTGTGCTTTTTGGTTTTCGGGAGCGACAGATTGGAATATGCGCCGACATTCGCGAAATGTTTCATCAAGTGATGATTCGCGAAGAAGATCGAAATTCGCAGCGTCTTTTGTGGGGAGACCGTTCCGATAAACCACTTGAAACATATTTTATGGATGTGGCAACCTTCGGTTCCTCGTGCTCCCCTAGCTCAgcacaatttgtaaaaaatcaaaatgctaTGGAATTTGCTGAGAAGTTTCCTGCGGCAACTGAGGCAATAATCAAACACCATTATGTGGACGACTGGTTGGATAGTGTGGACACAGTGACAGAGGCGTGCGAGTTGGCGGCAAACGTCGAATATGTTCACGCTCAAGGCGGTTTCAAGATCCATAATTGGCTCTCCAATTCTACTAAGTTCCTCGAGCAGATAGGAGTTCGAGATTTggctgaaattaaaaatttgaatttggatggCAGTACGGAACGTGTTCTGGGCATGTTGTGGCGTCCGAGGGAGGATGTCTTCATATTTTCACTAAATCAAACTTTGCAAATTGTACATCCTACGAAACGAGAGGTTCTACGAGCTGTAATGTCAGTGTTCGATCCTCTTGGGCTGATTGCATTTTTCGTCGTTCATGGTAAGATCCTCATTCAGGACATCTGGAGGTCAAAAACGAACTGGGATGAGAAGATTGCAGATGAGTTAAAAGGTCGATGGCAGCAGTGGACGGGGCATTTCGAAAAATTGTCGGAGGCAAGTATCTCACGGTGTTATTTCCCAAATTGTCAGAAAGACGACGTCAAAGAAATTCAGCTTCACATTTTCTGCGACGCCAGCGAGCAAGCTTACGCCAGTGTGGCTTATTTACGCGCTCAAGTAGACGGTTACACACGATGTATTCTCGTGACCGGAAAATCGAAAGTTGCACCTCTGAAAACAGTATCAATTCCCAGATTGGAGCTGCAGGCAGCTGTGCTTGGAGTGCGGTTGCGAAAATTAATTACGAAATTCCACCGATTGACTATCACTAAAACGACTTATTGGACTGACTCGCAGACGGTGCTTTCGTGGATACAATCCAGCCACCGCAGATATCGACAATACGTTGCTTGTCGAATTGGGGAAATTTTGACTGAATCCAGCGGGGACGATTGGAGATGGACGCCGTCGAAAGAGAATGTTGCTGACGATGCCACGAAATGGGGCCGAGGGCCAACGTTTTCATGCGACGCTAGATGGTTTCAGGGTCCACCGTTTTTATACTTACCGGAGAGTGAATGGCCGATAAGCCAAAGGACTAATGCTGGAACCACAGAAGAACTAGCAGAGTGCCTGCTTCATGTTGCGGAACATAGAATTCCTCTGCTGATCGAATGGGAACGCTTTCCTTCTTGGAAATTGTTGTGCCGTGCGGTGGCGACTATCCAcaaatatttcgattttttgcgTGGTAGAGTTAAAAGTGATTCGCCTTTAACCAAGGAACAGCTAATAAGAGCTGAAAGAACTATCATCAAATTAGTTCAAAGAGAAGTGTATTACCGAGAATTGCCCACATTGGAAGAGAATAGAGAAAAGGGAGGCTCTACCCGATGCCAGAGTTCTCTGACTAGTAAAAGCAAGTTGTTTAAGCTCTCACCGTTCGTAGACGAATTTGGAATTATTCGTTTAGAAAGCCGTATCGTTGCGGCGTCTTACGTGTCATTTAATACTAGGTTTCCCATAATCTTACCCAAAGATCACCTCGTTACCAGCTTGATAATTCTGGCGCTACATGAACGTTATCTTCACGCAAATGGAGAAACTATCGTCAACGAAATAAGACAGCGTTATCACATCCCGAATCTTCGTAATCTCGTTCGAAAGGTGTCGAAAACATGCCAACAGTGCAAAATCAGATTCGCAAAACCCCTTATTCCTAGAATGGCGGCTCTACCTGCAGCGAGATTACAGGCTTTCACCAGACCGTTCACCTACATTGGATTGGACTACTTTGGTCCACTGACCGTGCGTATAGGTAGAAGCACAGTGAAACGATGGGTGGCACTCTTCACCTGCTTAACAATACGGGCCATTCACCTGGAAGTGGTTCATTCGTTATCCACGGAATCCTGCAAAATGGCCATACGACGCTTCATTGTTTGCCATGGTTCTCCGCTGGAAATATATAGCGACAACGGAACCAATTTCGTCGGCGCAAACAACGAAATCAAATATTCTGTGAAACAGTTAGCTGAATGCTTTACGAACGCGAATACGAAATGGATTTTTAATCCACCATCAGCGCCACATATGGGCGGCTCATGGGAGCGCTTGGTCCGCTCCGTAAAAGTGGCTATGGCAGCGATGCAGACATCGAGGAACCCGGATGAAGAAACATTTGCGACGATCGTTCGAGATGCTCAAGGAGTTGTGAACTCGCGTCCCTTAACATTCATCCCCATTGAAAGTGAGTCTCAGGAAGCTCTCACTCCTAACCACTTCATCCTGCTCAGCTCGAATGGAGTCTCTCAAACTCCGAAACCACTGTCTGATGATAGCTCGGCACATCGGAACAATTGGAACCTGCTCAACGGGATGGTAGACCACTTTTGGCGAAGATGGATACGAGAATATTTGCCGACCATTGCCCGGCGAACAAAATGGTTTAGTGACGTAAAACCGATTGAACAAGGTGACCTGGTGATTATCGTTAACGAAGCGGAAAGAAATGGTTGGATGCGTGGAcggattttaaatttcatcgaAGCGAAAGACGGTCGACGTCGACAAGCAGTGGTCCAGACTGCGCATGGTGTTTTGAGAAGACCGGTTGCTAAATTGGCGCGTCTAGATATAGTATCCGGTAACCCAGGATCGGTGAAACGATCCACCGACCTTTCTTACGGGCAGGGGGATGTTGCGGTGGCTACGACCGATCTTCCAAACCCACCTGCTAACTGA